In Amycolatopsis endophytica, the following are encoded in one genomic region:
- a CDS encoding (2Fe-2S)-binding protein, which yields MRITVTVDGTSYTDEVEPRTLLVHHLRETLGKVGTVIGCDTSNCGACTVHLNGQSVKSCSVLAVQADGAEITTIEGLSRDGNLHPVQEAFHDNHALQCGFCTPGMIMQSIDLLADNPNPDEHAVREGLEGNLCRCTGYQNIVRAVRDAAQRMSPGAGPEAERVADGDVSRAPSAFAGGGE from the coding sequence ATGCGCATCACCGTCACAGTCGACGGAACCAGCTACACCGACGAGGTCGAACCCCGCACGTTGCTCGTTCACCACCTGAGGGAGACGCTCGGGAAAGTCGGCACCGTCATCGGTTGCGACACCAGCAACTGCGGCGCCTGCACGGTGCACCTCAACGGACAGAGCGTGAAGTCGTGTTCGGTCCTCGCGGTGCAGGCCGATGGTGCCGAGATCACGACCATCGAGGGCCTGTCCCGCGACGGCAACCTCCACCCCGTGCAGGAAGCGTTCCACGACAACCACGCCCTCCAGTGCGGCTTCTGCACGCCGGGCATGATCATGCAGTCGATCGACCTGCTGGCCGACAACCCGAACCCCGACGAGCACGCCGTGCGCGAGGGGCTCGAGGGCAACCTGTGCCGTTGCACGGGCTACCAGAACATCGTGCGGGCGGTGCGTGACGCGGCGCAGCGCATGAGTCCCGGCGCGGGCCCGGAGGCCGAGCGCGTCGCGGACGGCGACGTGTCCCGCGCGCCCAGCGCGTTCGCGGGCGGGGGCGAGTGA
- a CDS encoding xanthine dehydrogenase family protein molybdopterin-binding subunit, whose product MTSTIEPEVGKARTRKEDARLITGRTRWTDNITLPGMLHVAILRSPFAHARINSVDTSAARDLPGVVAVYTARDLDPDSSVGMPCAWPITPDMKQPRRPVLAADQVNFAGEGVAVVVARSKAEAADALEAIDVDYDDLPVVLGLENAIAEGAPLVHEDLGTNKQATWIFDSAEAGTGENVEQAIAGGEVVLRRRFRQQRLVPAFMEPRSVVVDPTGAQITMWSSTQVPHILKTMAALTLGIPEHKLRVIAPDVGGGFGGKIAVLPEETMAVLIAQKLGRPVKWTETRSETMQTAHHGRDQIQDITLSATRDGRLTGLKVELLADMGAYNGLVGPGVPILGAFMFNAIYKVPAYHFACTNVFTNTTLTDAYRGAGRPEATFAIERIMDELAAELGMDPLEVREKNWIRHDEFPFTTVAGLTYDSGNYEAATARAKELFDYEGLRREQRERRERNDPVQLGIGMSTFTEMCGLAPSRVLGSLDYAAGGWEHAAIRMLPTGKVEVITGASAHGQGHETAWSQIVADRLGVGFDDVEVIHGDTQSSHKGMDTYGSRSLAVGGIAVVKAAEKVVDKARTIAAHLLECSPDDLEFEGGKFSVRGTDASTTIQDVAFATFAAHNLPDGMEPTLDSEAVFDPENFSFPHGTHLCAAEVDTETGRVRLRSYVCVDDVGKVVNPLIVEGQVHGGLAQGIAQALYEEAVFDESGTLTTGTFADYLLPSAVDLPTFVTDRTETEATSNPLGVKGVGEAGTIASTPAVVNAIVDAVRHHGVDDIEMPCSPMRVWSAIHRGRSDAGGVGSEAGGGLGSIDASGGAQ is encoded by the coding sequence ATGACCTCGACGATCGAACCCGAGGTCGGCAAGGCCCGCACCCGCAAGGAGGACGCGCGGCTGATCACCGGCCGCACCCGCTGGACGGACAACATCACGCTGCCCGGCATGCTGCACGTGGCGATCCTGCGCAGCCCGTTCGCCCACGCCCGCATCAACTCCGTCGACACCTCCGCGGCACGGGACCTGCCGGGCGTCGTCGCCGTCTACACCGCACGCGACCTCGACCCGGACAGTTCCGTCGGCATGCCGTGCGCGTGGCCCATCACGCCGGACATGAAGCAGCCGCGACGGCCCGTGCTGGCGGCCGACCAGGTCAACTTCGCCGGTGAGGGCGTCGCCGTGGTCGTGGCCCGCAGCAAGGCCGAGGCCGCGGACGCGCTCGAGGCCATCGACGTGGACTACGACGACCTGCCCGTGGTCCTGGGCCTGGAGAACGCGATCGCCGAGGGCGCGCCGCTGGTGCACGAAGACCTCGGCACCAACAAGCAGGCGACGTGGATCTTCGACTCGGCCGAGGCGGGCACGGGTGAGAACGTCGAGCAGGCCATCGCCGGCGGCGAGGTCGTGCTCCGGCGGCGTTTCCGCCAGCAGCGGCTGGTCCCGGCGTTCATGGAGCCGCGCTCGGTCGTGGTCGATCCGACCGGCGCCCAGATCACCATGTGGTCCTCCACCCAGGTGCCGCACATCCTCAAGACCATGGCGGCGCTGACGCTCGGCATCCCCGAGCACAAGCTCCGCGTGATCGCGCCGGACGTCGGCGGCGGCTTCGGCGGCAAGATCGCCGTGCTGCCGGAGGAGACGATGGCGGTGCTGATCGCGCAGAAGCTCGGCAGGCCGGTCAAATGGACCGAGACCCGCTCCGAGACCATGCAGACCGCGCACCACGGCCGCGACCAGATCCAGGACATCACGCTCAGCGCGACCCGCGACGGCAGGCTCACCGGGCTCAAGGTCGAACTGCTGGCCGACATGGGCGCCTACAACGGTCTCGTCGGGCCGGGCGTGCCGATCCTGGGCGCGTTCATGTTCAACGCGATCTACAAGGTCCCGGCCTACCACTTCGCGTGCACCAACGTGTTCACCAACACCACGCTCACCGACGCCTACCGCGGCGCCGGGCGGCCGGAGGCCACGTTCGCCATCGAGCGGATCATGGACGAGCTCGCCGCGGAGCTCGGCATGGACCCGCTCGAAGTCCGCGAGAAGAACTGGATCAGGCACGACGAGTTCCCGTTCACCACCGTGGCCGGGCTGACCTACGATTCGGGCAACTACGAGGCCGCCACCGCGCGCGCCAAGGAGCTGTTCGACTACGAGGGCCTGCGCCGGGAACAGCGGGAGCGCCGTGAGCGCAACGATCCGGTGCAGCTGGGCATCGGCATGTCCACGTTCACGGAGATGTGCGGCCTGGCGCCGTCCCGGGTGCTCGGCTCGCTCGACTACGCGGCGGGCGGCTGGGAACACGCCGCGATCCGGATGCTGCCCACCGGCAAGGTCGAGGTCATCACCGGCGCGTCGGCGCACGGGCAGGGCCACGAGACGGCGTGGAGCCAGATCGTGGCCGACCGGCTCGGTGTCGGGTTCGACGACGTGGAGGTCATCCACGGCGACACGCAGTCCTCGCACAAGGGCATGGACACCTACGGGTCGAGGTCGCTGGCCGTCGGCGGCATCGCGGTGGTCAAGGCCGCCGAGAAGGTCGTCGACAAGGCCCGCACGATCGCCGCGCACCTGCTGGAGTGCTCGCCGGACGACCTGGAGTTCGAGGGCGGCAAGTTCAGCGTCCGCGGCACGGACGCCTCGACGACGATCCAGGACGTCGCCTTCGCCACGTTCGCCGCGCACAACCTGCCCGACGGCATGGAGCCCACGCTGGACTCCGAGGCCGTGTTCGATCCGGAGAACTTCTCGTTCCCGCACGGCACGCACCTGTGCGCGGCCGAGGTCGACACCGAGACCGGACGGGTGCGGTTGCGGTCGTACGTCTGCGTGGACGATGTCGGCAAGGTGGTCAACCCGCTGATCGTGGAGGGCCAGGTGCACGGCGGGCTCGCCCAGGGCATCGCGCAGGCCCTGTACGAGGAGGCGGTGTTCGACGAGAGCGGCACGCTCACCACCGGCACGTTCGCCGACTACCTGCTGCCCTCGGCGGTCGACCTGCCCACGTTCGTCACCGACCGCACGGAGACCGAGGCGACGTCGAACCCGCTGGGTGTGAAGGGCGTCGGCGAGGCGGGCACCATCGCGTCCACCCCGGCGGTGGTGAACGCGATCGTCGACGCGGTGCGGCACCACGGGGTCGACGACATCGAAATGCCGTGCTCGCCCATGCGGGTGTGGTCGGCGATCCACCGCGGCCGTTCCGATGCCGGCGGGGTCGGCTCGGAGGCGGGCGGCGGTCTGGGTTCCATCGACGCTTCGGGAGGTGCGCAGTGA
- a CDS encoding FAD binding domain-containing protein encodes MIPAAFDYVAPSTVDEAVQALAAAGEDAKVLAGGQSLLPVLRMRLAAPTTLVDLGKVTELRGVRDDGDAIVIGSMTTHYDVQRDQLVAEHAALLARATDTVADPQVRHRGTFGGSIAHADPAGDLLAPALAMDAQMVIASSSGRRTVPAAEFFQDFFTTALDPAEILVEVRVPKHTGWKAHYEKFNRVAQAWSMVAVAATVRTDGDTIAEARVALTNMASVPVRAAAVEQALIGQAATADAIRSAAAHAAEGTSPTADGNADVEYRQELARVLTGRAVSAALAGV; translated from the coding sequence GTGATCCCCGCTGCCTTCGACTACGTCGCTCCGTCCACTGTGGACGAGGCAGTGCAGGCGCTGGCCGCGGCCGGTGAGGACGCCAAGGTGCTGGCCGGCGGGCAGAGCCTGCTGCCGGTGCTGCGGATGCGGCTGGCCGCGCCCACGACGCTCGTCGACCTGGGCAAGGTCACCGAGCTGCGTGGCGTGCGCGACGACGGTGACGCGATCGTGATCGGCTCCATGACCACGCACTACGACGTGCAGCGCGACCAGCTGGTCGCCGAGCACGCCGCACTGCTGGCCAGGGCGACCGACACGGTGGCCGATCCGCAGGTGCGGCACCGCGGCACGTTCGGCGGGTCGATCGCGCACGCGGACCCGGCGGGTGACCTGCTGGCCCCCGCGCTGGCGATGGACGCCCAGATGGTGATCGCGAGCAGCAGCGGGCGCCGGACCGTCCCGGCGGCGGAGTTCTTCCAGGACTTCTTCACCACGGCGCTGGACCCGGCGGAGATCCTGGTCGAGGTCCGGGTGCCCAAGCACACCGGCTGGAAGGCGCACTACGAGAAGTTCAACCGGGTCGCGCAGGCCTGGTCGATGGTCGCCGTGGCGGCGACGGTCCGCACCGACGGCGACACCATCGCCGAGGCGCGGGTCGCGTTGACCAACATGGCCTCGGTGCCGGTGCGCGCCGCGGCGGTCGAGCAGGCCCTGATCGGTCAGGCCGCCACCGCCGACGCCATCCGGTCCGCGGCCGCCCACGCGGCCGAAGGAACCAGCCCCACCGCCGACGGCAACGCGGACGTGGAGTACCGGCAGGAACTCGCGAGGGTCCTGACCGGCCGCGCGGTGTCGGCGGCACTGGCCGGGGTCTAG